In the genome of Acidobacteriota bacterium, the window GGGTTGGCATCGTCTTCGAGCGAGGCGCCCAGGGTGCCGAGCACCTGGTACGACCGGTAGTGCCCCATGATCTCGGCCGCGAGCACCGATTCGATCAGCTTGCGATCAGTGGACCGCTCCGGGTGCTGCTGGCCCAGCTTGTTGAGGGCCGCGATGACGTGGTAACGCAGGATCACGTCCCGGTCGAGCACGCTTTCGATCAACACGGCCTGGGCGGCTTGCGACCCGATCGCCTGCAAGACCTTGGGAATCTCGCGGCGGACGTCGGTGTTCAACTCCTCGTCGGTCAGGTAGTCGCGCAGCGTGCCGACAATGCGGTCGCCAAATTCGGCCAGGGCGTCGATGGCGGCCTGGGCCAGCGAGGGGTCGGCGAGACGCTCGATCAGGGTCGCGGTCAGGGTCCGCTTCTTCAGCTTGCCGGCCGCGGCAATCGCCGCCCGCGCCACCGCGACGTCCTCATCGTCCAGCAACGTGCGCAGCTCACGTTCGAACAGGTCGGGCAACGTGCCGATCAGACGGGCCGCCTCGAGGCGGGTGCGCAGCGCCTGGTCGCCCTGTTCTTCGGCCATCCGGGCGAGCATCAGCCGCGACGCCTCAACATTCTGGGTCGCGCCGGGGCGGGCCAGGAACGCGACCACGGCCGCGCGAATCGAGAAATCCTCGAAGTCGCCAAGCGACTCGATCCGCTCCAGCGGGTCGGTCTGGTCGAAGGTCGTCAGGTACATCAGCGCCTCGGTGCGCACCTCCAGGCTGGGGTCGCGCAGGAGCTCTTCGACCTCCGCCTTGACGCTGGTGTCGCCGGCGCGCGCGAGCAGCGCAATCGCCTGGCGCCGAATCTCGGGCTGCTCATGGCGCAGCAGGCCGCGAACCGCGGGGTGCACCTTGCGGTCGTGCGCCATCTCGAACAGGCTGAGCGCGTAGGCGATCTCCCGGGTCGTGCCCTTGAGGCGCGACGAGATCAGCGCGGTGGCGTCGCGCTCCATCACCGGCATCGAGGCCCGCTCGTAATCAACCCGGTGCTGGTGGATGCTCTCGCGCAGGTTCTCGACATACTGCCGGCGCGCGATCCACGCCGCCACCAGCCAGGCGCCCAGCAGCACGACGCCGACGCGCGACATGTCGACCGCCGACCACTGCAGCGCCGCGGCAAACAGCAGGATGATTAGGCCGCCGCCGGCATCGCCCAGCCGGTAGACGACGGTATCGATGAACGACTTGACGCGAAAGGTGTGGGCGGCCGGCACCGGCAGGTACAGCAACTCGGTGGTCGCCTTGTCGATCGAGTAGCGCAACACCTGGTCGCTCGCCTTGAGGGCCGCGGCTGCCACGAGCGTGCCCAGCAGGAAGACGCCGAGTGACCCCATGAGCATGGCGGTCGGCACGATAAAGAGGGCCGCGCCGACGCCGGCCGTGCGCAGCACGCGGCCGGTCAACAGCAACTGGAGCAGCAGCGACATGACCCCGGCGATCATGTTGAAGGTGCCGAAGAACATGGCCAGCTCGTCGGTGCCGGGAATCGCTGCCTTGGCAATCGCCTTGAACTGCCACCCGGCAACGGTGGTGGCGAGCGCCGAGATCAGGATCAGCGCGGCGATCGCGCGCAGGTAGGGCGACTCGCGGACCAGCGCCAGGCTGCCCCACAGCGTGCGGGAATCGGTCTCGGTGCCCGCGGCGGGCATATCGTTGCCGACGTAGTCGGGACGATCGCGCCAGATCAAAATCACCAGGCCGGCGCAGCCAAACAGCGACAGCGCAATGAAGGCCAGCATGTTCTCGGTGCCGAAGCGGGAGACGCCTTCGCGGGTCGCGAGCCCGCCGACGATCCAGCCCAGGATGGCGCCGCTGCCGATGAACCCGAACGAGCGCTTGGCCTCGCGGGTCGTCATGACGTAATTGGCCAGCGTCCAAACCTGGGACGGCGCCAGCACCGAGAACACGCCGACCCAGATGTAGATGGCGATGAACAGCGCGCCCGACTCGGTCTCAGACGAGGCCGCCCAGGTCCAGAACAGGATGGCGTTGGCGGCAAAGAACAGGATGCTGCCGACCAACAGGTTCCGGAGGTTGGTGCGGTGGCCGATCCACAGGTAGACGCTCGCGGCGACGCCGACCAGGACGGCAATGGCGATGTCGACATAGGGCAGGTCGATGGCGCGATAGCGGTCCAGGAACAGCGCATCGCGCGCCGCCTTGCTGGCGACGCTGCTGGCCATGGTCAGGAACAGGTAGGCGAAGAGCGG includes:
- a CDS encoding Npt1/Npt2 family nucleotide transporter; its protein translation is MLSLVERVLGLTSRELRRAFPLFAYLFLTMASSVASKAARDALFLDRYRAIDLPYVDIAIAVLVGVAASVYLWIGHRTNLRNLLVGSILFFAANAILFWTWAASSETESGALFIAIYIWVGVFSVLAPSQVWTLANYVMTTREAKRSFGFIGSGAILGWIVGGLATREGVSRFGTENMLAFIALSLFGCAGLVILIWRDRPDYVGNDMPAAGTETDSRTLWGSLALVRESPYLRAIAALILISALATTVAGWQFKAIAKAAIPGTDELAMFFGTFNMIAGVMSLLLQLLLTGRVLRTAGVGAALFIVPTAMLMGSLGVFLLGTLVAAAALKASDQVLRYSIDKATTELLYLPVPAAHTFRVKSFIDTVVYRLGDAGGGLIILLFAAALQWSAVDMSRVGVVLLGAWLVAAWIARRQYVENLRESIHQHRVDYERASMPVMERDATALISSRLKGTTREIAYALSLFEMAHDRKVHPAVRGLLRHEQPEIRRQAIALLARAGDTSVKAEVEELLRDPSLEVRTEALMYLTTFDQTDPLERIESLGDFEDFSIRAAVVAFLARPGATQNVEASRLMLARMAEEQGDQALRTRLEAARLIGTLPDLFERELRTLLDDEDVAVARAAIAAAGKLKKRTLTATLIERLADPSLAQAAIDALAEFGDRIVGTLRDYLTDEELNTDVRREIPKVLQAIGSQAAQAVLIESVLDRDVILRYHVIAALNKLGQQHPERSTDRKLIESVLAAEIMGHYRSYQVLGTLGASLEDDANPIAHGLRESIEKEAERIFRLLKILYPQYDMHSAHVGLQSNDPIVHDNAVEFLDSVLPPEVRAVLIPLFDREVPVAVRIESANRMLGAALGDREEAIEVMALSQDPWLRSCAAYAMGEMRLTRFAATLDEWAKDSEPLLRATAIDAREKLRHAAASAAGVDAL